Proteins encoded by one window of Manduca sexta isolate Smith_Timp_Sample1 chromosome 12, JHU_Msex_v1.0, whole genome shotgun sequence:
- the LOC119189072 gene encoding dynein heavy chain 3, axonemal-like: MFYRFYQGNPVLLELRRMWQQKYQDMFICDMNKMQESVQFPHYPAEFSERLARLCAAVRAELVDNWLIDVADTMIKMRHHWAVYVAKKKNESTFQVEQFFKCIHGLMSRQIRDLVERSVNHFAEYFSYYQAS, from the exons ATGTTCTACCGCTTTTACCAGGGCAACCCCGTACTGCTCGAGCTCCGTCGCATGTGGCAACAAAA GTATCAAGACATGTTCATCTGCGACATGAACAAGATGCAGGAGTCGGTGCAGTTTCCGCACTACCCGGCGGAGTTCTCGGAGCGGCTGGCGCGGCTGTGCGCGGCGGTGCGCGCCGAGCTCGTCGACAACTGGCTCATCGACGTCGCCGACACCATGATCAAGATGCGCCACCACTGGGCCGTCTACGTCGCCAAGAAGAAAAACGAGTCCACTTTCCAAGTGGAacaattttttaa ATGCATCCATGGTCTGATGTCCAGACAAATAAGAGATTTAGTGGAGAGGAGTGTCAACCACTTTGCAGAGTACTTCTCATATTACCAGGCAAGTTAA
- the LOC119189108 gene encoding dynein heavy chain 3, axonemal-like, which produces MASGDSRRSKRTSKPAPKPPPGAAPCPSRFVTPARSQPGLPRMPRAGYDRELGRDSVLLRAANNYYPEGEGEGGCSEFPPLMQARSWTRGVPYRDSINHAKPADSIGNCYTPATKTMRGLNMPPKKRVPPQLFGPIGPNGELQFPPLKPWHEREKERLDAIEKERNKRTLPKGLVLLEDLVSGAYDRRKAEAAEAKRRKIEKRKQEKISAEIAAQEALKKHLAKLEFELPRDPDQQKYEMLRITEEEQYRPIHPKDLERIQYYLTTAISPKHLPAYPEELYKRAKVVVDRQTAAIKKRLLILTYQACVRQSEADIKDFFTMAMKRCLLSYILEDPAERVRLSIAFVPPLWPALVVRAPVPWHAAYVRA; this is translated from the exons ATGGCGAGTGGTGACAGCAGACGAAGCAAGCGGACATCGAAGCCAGCCCCGAAGCCGCCGCCCGGCGCGGCGCCGTGCCCGTCGCGGTTCGTGACGCCGGCGCGGTCGCAGCCCGGCCTGCCGCGCATGCCGCGAGCCGGCTACGACCGCGAGCTAGGGCGGGACAGCGTGCTGCTGCGCGCCGCCAACAATTACTACCCAGAAG GTGAGGGTGAAGGCGGATGCAGTGAGTTCCCACCGCTGATGCAGGCCAGGTCGTGGACCAGGGGCGTGCCGTACCGGGACAGCATCAACCACGCCAAGCCCGCCGACTCCATCG GCAACTGCTACACTCCGGCAACGAAAACGATGCGCGGCCTTAATATGCCGCCAAAAAAGCGAGTACCACCGCAACTATTCGGCCCTATCGGACCTAATGGGGAGCTGCAGTTCCCGCCGCTTAAGCCCTGGCACGAGAGGGAGAAGGAAAGACTCGACGCCATCGAGAAAGAGAGGAATAAAAGGACGCTGCCTAAAG GTTTAGTTTTGTTAGAAGACCTGGTTTCTGGAGCCTATGACAGAAGAAAGGCAGAAGCGGCTGAAGCCAAACGAAGAAAAATCGAAAAGAGGAAACAAGAGAAAATCTCGGCCGAAATAGCTGCCCAAGAGgcattaaaaaa ACATTTGGCAAAATTGGAATTCGAGCTGCCCCGCGACCCTGATCAGCAGAAATACGAGATGTTGCGAATCACCGAAGAGGAGCAATACAGGCCCATACACCCCAAGGATTTAGAGAGGATTCAGTACTATTTGACCACG GCTATATCACCGAAGCACCTACCAGCTTACCCCGAGGAACTGTACAAGCGCGCCAAGGTGGTGGTAGACCGGCAGACCGCGGCAATCAAGAAACGCTTGCTGATACTGACATACCAGGCGTGCGTGAGGCAAAGCGAGGCCGACATCAAGGACTTCTTCACCATGGCAATGAAGAG ATGTCTGTTGTCATACATACTGGAGGATCCAGCGGAGCGGGTGCGCCTGAGCATCGCGTTCGTGCCGCCGCTGTGGCCGGCGCTGGTGGTGCGCGCGCCGGTGCCGTGGCACGCGGCGTACGTGCGCGCG